The bacterium genomic interval CCTCGAGCTGGACCTGGCGCCCGAGACGGTCCTCGGCGCGCTCGCCACCTTCCGCAACGCCCACCGGCGCTTCGAGGTGCGCGGCGAGAGCAATGGGGTGCTCGTCGTCGACGACTACGGGCACCACCCGACGGAGATCCGCGCCACCCTCGCGGCCGCGCGCCGCGGCTTCGCCCGGCGGATCGTCGTCGCCTTCCAGCCGCACCGCTACACCCGCACCCGGGACCTGGAGGCGGAGTTCCTCGGCGCGTTCGGCGACGCCGACCTGGTCTTCGCGACCGAGATCTACGCGGCGAGCGAGGAGCCGATCCCGGGCGTCACCGGCGAGCGCCTCGCGGGGCTGCTCGCCGCGCGCGGCCGGCCCGAGGTGCGCTTCGTCCGCGACAAGGCGGCGCTGCCCGCGGCGCTCGCCGCGGCGGTGCGGCCCGGCGACCTCGTGCTCACGCTCGGCGCCGGCGACATCTGGAAGGCGGGCGACGGCCTGCTCGCGCTCCTGGGGGCGACGAAATGACGGCCTCGATCCGCGCCGAGAGCGCCGGCCGCCTCTTCGCGGGGGCGGTGCGGGGGCGCCTGCTCGTCGGTGAGCCGCTGCGCGCCCACACCTCGTTCCGCGTCGGCGGGCCCGCGGACGTGCTCTTCTTCCCCGTGGACCGCGAGGACCTGCGCGCCGGGCTGCGCGTGGCCGCGGCCACCGCGCTGCCGGTCACCGTCATGGGGCGCGGGACGAACCTCGTGGTGCGCGACGGCGGCGTGCGGGGGCTCGTCATCAACCTCGGGGACCTCGCCGGCATAGCGGGCGGGGAGGTCCCGCCCCAGGCCCCGCCGGGCACGCCGGCCGAGGTCCAGGCGCTGGCGGGGACCCCGCTCTCGCAGGTCATCAACTTCGCGGTCCGCCCGGGCCTCGCCGGCCTCGAGTGGGCGGCGGGCATCCCCGGGAGCGTCGGCGGCGCGATCGCGATGAACGCGGGGGCGCACGGGCACAGCATGGGCGAGGTCGTGCTCTGGGTGGACCTCATGGACTCCTCCGGCGCCGAGTCGCGCGTGCCGCGCGAGCAGATCGCGTTCGCCTACCGCAGCGCGCGCTTGCCGCGGGCGGGCTTCATCGTCGCGGCGGGCCTGCAGCTGCGCCTGAGCACCGAGCAGGCGGTGCTCGCCGAGAACAAGCGGTGCCTCGAGGAGCACAAGCGCCGCCTCCCCTTCGGCTGGGGGAGCGCCGGCTCGGTCTTCAAGAACCCGCCGGGGGACGCGGCCGGGCGGCTCATCGACGCGGCGGGCCTCAAGGGGACGCGCGTCGGCGACGCGGAGGTCTCCGCGAAGCACGCGAACGTGATCGTCAACG includes:
- the murB gene encoding UDP-N-acetylmuramate dehydrogenase, translating into MTASIRAESAGRLFAGAVRGRLLVGEPLRAHTSFRVGGPADVLFFPVDREDLRAGLRVAAATALPVTVMGRGTNLVVRDGGVRGLVINLGDLAGIAGGEVPPQAPPGTPAEVQALAGTPLSQVINFAVRPGLAGLEWAAGIPGSVGGAIAMNAGAHGHSMGEVVLWVDLMDSSGAESRVPREQIAFAYRSARLPRAGFIVAAGLQLRLSTEQAVLAENKRCLEEHKRRLPFGWGSAGSVFKNPPGDAAGRLIDAAGLKGTRVGDAEVSAKHANVIVNVGQATAADVLGLMSLVRERVLAHAGVALEAEVQVIGEE